One part of the Solanum dulcamara chromosome 8, daSolDulc1.2, whole genome shotgun sequence genome encodes these proteins:
- the LOC129899390 gene encoding laccase-12-like, whose translation MSSLLFYAILLLFANAASLAKAKIHYHDFVIQATPVKRLCNTHSTITVNGQFPGPTLEVNNGDTLVVKVVNRAQYNATIHWHGVRQIRTAWADGPEFITQCPIRPGGSYTYRFTIQGQEGTLWWHAHSSWLRATVYGALVIHPKEGTSYPFPKPKRETPILLGEWWDANPIDVIRQATRTGAAPNVSDAYTINGQPGDLYKCSNQDTTIVHVDSGETKLLRVINAGLNQQLFFTVANHKFTVVGADASYVKPFSTSVLMLGPGQTTDVLITANQLPARYYMAARAYASAQGAPFDNTTTTAILEYKAAPCPAKGVKINPTFPSLPAFNDTATATAFTSSFRSTRKVEVPTDIDENLFFTVGLGLNNCPAGASSSSCQGPNGTRFTASMNNVSFVLPSNFSLLQAHHQGIPGVFSTDFPSSPPVKFDYTGNVSRSLWQPISATKVYKLKYGARVQIVLQGTSIFTAENHPIHLHGYDFYILAEGFGNFNPQTDTSKFNLVDPPLRNTASVPVNGWSVIRFVADNPGVWIMHCHLDVHITWGLAMAFLVENGVTELEAIEEPPVDLPVC comes from the exons ATGAGCTCTTTGTTATTCTACGCTATTTTGCTTCTCTTTGCTAATGCTGCATCTTTAGCAAAAGCCAAAATTCACTACCATGACTTTGTT ATTCAAGCAACGCCAGTGAAGAGGCTGTGCAATACGCACAGTACTATAACTGTGAATGGGCAATTTCCTGGACCAACTTTGGAGGTGAACAATGGAGATACTCTAGTGGTCAAGGTTGTCAATAGAGCTCAATATAATGCCACCATTCATTG GCATGGGGTAAGGCAAATAAGAACAGCATGGGCAGATGGACCAGAATTTATCACTCAGTGTCCAATTAGACCAGGAGGGAGTTACACTTATCGGTTTACGATTCAAGGACAAGAAGGGACACTTTGGTGGCACGCCCATAGCTCATGGCTCAGGGCCACTGTTTATGGAGCTTTAGTTATCCACCCAAAAGAAGGAACTTCCTATCCATTCCCTAAGCCCAAGAGAGAAACACCCATTCTCCTTG GTGAGTGGTGGGATGCAAATCCCATTGACGTTATTAGACAAGCCACACGAACCGGAGCAGCGCCTAATGTATCTGATGCTTACACCATCAATGGTCAACCGGGTGATCTTTACAAGTGTTCTAATCAAG ATACTACCATAGTCCATGTAGACTCAGGTGAGACGAAACTCCTTCGAGTCATCAATGCTGGACTCAACCAACAACTTTTCTTCACAGTGGCCAACCACAAGTTCACTGTAGTTGGAGCAGATGCATCTTATGTTAAACCATTCAGCACATCAGTCCTTATGCTAGGACCAGGCCAGACTACTGATGTCCTCATAACTGCTAATCAATTACCAGCCAGATACTACATGGCTGCACGTGCCTATGCAAGTGCACAAGGAGCACCCTTTGATAACACCACCACCACAGCCATCTTAGAGTACAAGGCTGCTCCTTGCCCTGCTAAAGGTGTCAAGATAAACCCCACTTTCCCATCTCTGCCAGCATTTAATGACACAGCCACCGCCACTGCCTTCACAAGTAGTTTCAGGAGCACAAGAAAGGTTGAAGTGCCCACTGATATCGATGAAAATCTGTTCTTCACGGTTGGATTGGGACTCAACAATTGCCCTGCAGGGGCAAGCTCCAGCAGTTGTCAAGGTCCAAATGGAACTCGATTCACTGCCAGTATGAACAATGTATCATTTGTGCTACCATCCAATTTCTCCCTACTGCAAGCACATCACCAGGGAATACCTGGAGTTTTCTCAACTGATTTCCCATCAAGCCCACCAGTTAAATTTGATTACACTGGTAATGTGAGCAGGTCACTCTGGCAACCTATTTCGGCCACTAAAGTATACAAGTTGAAATATGGCGCGAGAGTGCAAATTGTGTTACAAGGGACTAGCATATTCACAGCTGAAAACCACCCAATTCATCTTCACGGATACGATTTTTACATTCTTGCTGAGGGCTTTGGAAACTTTAATCCACAAACAGATACTTCTAAATTCAACCTTGTTGATCCACCTCTTCGCAATACTGCAAGTGTACCGGTCAATGGATGGTCTGTCATAAGATTTGTAGCTGATAATCCAg GAGTTTGGATAATGCACTGTCACTTGGATGTGCACATTACTTGGGGTTTGGCGATGGCTTTCCTCGTGGAAAATGGAGTTACTGAATTAGAAGCAATAGAGGAGCCTCCAGTTGACCTTCCTGTTTGTTAA